A portion of the Phocoena sinus isolate mPhoSin1 chromosome 9, mPhoSin1.pri, whole genome shotgun sequence genome contains these proteins:
- the LOC116759604 gene encoding peptidyl-prolyl cis-trans isomerase A-like, with protein MVNPTVFFDIAVDGEPLGRVSFELFADKVPKTAENFRALSTGEKGFGYKGSCFHRIIPGFMCQGADFTCHNGTGGKSIYGEKFDDENFLLKHTGPGILSMANAGPNTNGSQFFICTAKTEWLDGKHVVFGKVKEGMNIVEAMERFGSRNGKTSKKITIADCGQI; from the coding sequence ATGGTCAACCCTACCGTGTTCTTTGACATCGCCGTCGACGGCGAGCCCTTGGGCCGCGTCTCCTTCGAGCTGTTTGCAGACAAAGTTCCAAAGACAGCAGAAAACTTCCGTGCTCTGAGCACTGGGGAGAAAGGCTTTGGTTATAAAGGTTCCTGCTTTCACAGAATAATTCCGGGATTTATGTGCCAGGGTGCTGACTTCACATGCCATAATGGCACTGGTGGCAAGTCCATTTATGGGGAGAAATTTGATGATGAGAATTTCCTCCTGAAGCATACGGGTCCTGGCATCTTGTCCATGGCAAATGCTGGCCCCAACACAAACGGTTCCCAGTTTTTCATCTGCACTGCCAAGACTGAGTGGTTGGATGGCAAGCATGTGGTCTTTGGCAAGGTGAAAGAGGGCATGAATATTGTGGAAGCCATGGAGCGCTTTGGTTCCAGGAATGGCAAGACCAGCAAGAAGATCACCATTGCTGACTGTGGACAAATCTAA